The following nucleotide sequence is from Streptomyces bathyalis.
GCAGGGCACGGTGCCGAAGCTGCTGGAGGAGGTACGCGCGGTCGGGCATCCGCGCACCGTGCAGGTGCTGGTCGCCCTCGCGGCGGCACACCCCGACCCCGCTCTCGCCAAGGCGGTGCGCCGCGCGGCCTTCCAGGTGCACACCGGCGGAGTCTGACGGAACGGGCCGTGTGGCTGGCCCGTCAGATGCTCAACCGCCCAGCGCGGGCGCGTAGGTGCCGAAGCTCCACACGTTGCCCTCGAGGTCACGCGCCAGATAGTCCCGCGAGCCGTAGTCCTGGTCGACGGGCTCCATGAGGATCTCCGCACCCGCCTCGCGCGCACGCGTGCAGTGCGCGTCCACGTCCTGGACCACGACGTAGATCCCCACCGTGCCCGCTCCGCGCATCGCCTCGGAGAAGACGCCCTCCCTGCCCTTGGTGCCGACCATCACGGCACCGTTGCCGTAGGACATCTCGGCGTGCATCACGCTCCCGTCGTCCGCCTCGTACACCGCAACGCGTCTGAAGCCGAACGCCTCCTCCAGCTGCGCGATGGCGGCCTTGGCGTCCTTGTAGAGCAGCGTCGGGTACAGCGTGGGTGCGTCGGACATGCCACTCGCCTTCCTT
It contains:
- a CDS encoding VOC family protein, whose translation is MSDAPTLYPTLLYKDAKAAIAQLEEAFGFRRVAVYEADDGSVMHAEMSYGNGAVMVGTKGREGVFSEAMRGAGTVGIYVVVQDVDAHCTRAREAGAEILMEPVDQDYGSRDYLARDLEGNVWSFGTYAPALGG